The following proteins are co-located in the Solanum pennellii chromosome 8, SPENNV200 genome:
- the LOC107027877 gene encoding subtilisin-like protease SBT1.4, with product MGFLKILFVFIFCSFPWPTIQSNLETYIVHVESPESLITAQSSLMDLDSYYLSFLPKTTSAVSSSGNEEDATMIYSYHNVMTGFAARLTAAQVKEMEKIHGFVSAQKQRILSLHTTHTPSFLGLQQNMGLWKDSNFGEGVIIGVLDTGILPDHPSFSDVGMPPPPAKWKGVCESNFTNKCNNKLIGARSYKLGNGSPIDDDGHGTHTASTAAGAFVKGANVYGNANGTAVGVAPLAHIAIYKVCNSVGCSDSDILAAMDSAIDDGLDILSISIGGSLRPLYDESIALGAYSATQRGILVSCSAGNNGPSTASVDNSAPWILTVGASTLDRKIKSTVKLGNGEEFEGESAYRPKISNSTFFTLFDAAKNAKDPSETPYCKPGSLTDPAIKGKIVLCRAGELSNIEKGQAVKDAGGVGMIVIYPSQYGVTKSADAHVLPALVVSAADGTKILAYMNSTSSPVATIAFQGTIIGDKNAPMVAAFSSRGPSRASPGILKPDIIGSGANILAAWPTSVDDNKNTKSTFNIISGTSMSCPHLSGVAALLKRAHPDWSPAAIKSAIMTTAYTLNLASSPILDQRLLPADIFTTGAGHVNPSRANDPGLVYDTPSEDYLPYLCGLRYTNAQVSKLLQRKVN from the coding sequence ATGGGATTCTTGAAAATCCTTTTTGTTTTCATCTTTTGTTCATTCCCATGGCCTACTATTCAGAGTAATCTCGAGACTTATATCGTCCATGTTGAATCCCCTGAAAGCCTAATTACTGCTCAATCATCGTTAATGGATTTAGATAGCTATTACCTTTCTTTTTTGCCTAAAACTACTAGCGCAGTTAGCTCTAGTGGAAATGAAGAGGATGCTACAATGATCTATTCTTATCACAATGTGATGACAGGGTTTGCAGCAAGATTAACTGCCGCACAAGTGAAGGAAATGGAGAAGATACACGGCTTTGTCTCTGCTCAGAAACAGAGGATTTTGTCTTTGCACACTACTCATACTCCAAGTTTTCTTGGTTTGCAGCAGAACATGGGCTTGTGGAAAGATTCCAATTTTGGAGAAGGCGTGATCATCGGAGTTCTAGACACTGGAATTCTTCCTGATCATCCTTCATTTAGCGATGTTGGGATGCCTCCCCCGCCTGCTAAGTGGAAAGGAGTTTGTGAGTCCAATTTCACAAACAAGTGTAACAACAAGCTCATTGGAGCCAGGTCTTACAAACTTGGCAATGGTTCCCCGATAGATGATGATGGACATGGTACACACACAGCAAGCACAGCTGCGGGGGCTTTTGTGAAAGGTGCCAATGTATATGGCAATGCTAATGGAACTGCAGTTGGTGTTGCTCCTCTTGCCCATATAGCCATATATAAGGTGTGTAACTCTGTTGGTTGTTCTGACAGTGATATTTTAGCAGCCATGGATTCAGCTATAGATGATGGACTAGATATTCTTTCTATATCCATTGGTGGTTCTCTGAGACCTCTTTATGATGAAAGTATTGCTCTCGGGGCGTACAGTGCAACACAAAGAGGCATTCTTGTTAGTTGCTCAGCAGGCAATAATGGTCCTTCAACTGCCTCAGTAGATAACTCAGCCCCTTGGATTCTTACAGTAGGTGCCAGCACGCTTGATAGAAAGATAAAATCTACTGTTAAGCTTGGAAATGGAGAGGAATTTGAAGGAGAATCTGCTTATCGTCCAAAGATTTCCAACTCAACATTCTTCACTCTATTTGATGCTGCAAAAAATGCAAAAGATCCATCTGAAACCCCTTATTGCAAACCAGGGTCACTCACTGACCCTGCAATAAAAGGAAAGATAGTATTATGTCGTGCAGGTGAACtttcaaatattgaaaaaggACAAGCTGTGAAGGATGCTGGAGGTGTTGGCATGATTGTCATCTACCCATCACAATATGGTGTCACTAAATCAGCTGATGCTCATGTTCTTCCAGCATTGGTTGTTTCAGCTGCAGATGGAACGAAAATCCTTGCTTACATGAACTCAACATCAAGCCCTGTTGCTACAATTGCATTCCAAGGAACAATAATTGGAGACAAAAATGCTCCTATGGTTGCTGCATTTTCCTCAAGAGGACCAAGTAGAGCTAGTCCTGGAATCTTGAAGCCTGACATAATCGGTTCTGGTGCTAATATCCTTGCTGCTTGGCCTACCTCCGTGGATGACAACAAGAACACCAAATCCACATTCAATATCATATCAGGCACCTCAATGTCTTGCCCTCACCTTAGTGGCGTAGCAGCTCTGCTGAAGAGAGCACATCCTGATTGGTCTCCTGCTGCTATTAAGTCTGCAATCATGACAACTGCTTACACTTTAAACCTTGCCAGTAGTCCAATACTAGATCAAAGGTTACTTCCTGCAGACATCTTTACAACTGGTGCAGGACATGTTAATCCATCAAGGGCAAATGATCCAGGACTAGTTTATGATACCCCCTCCGAGGACTATTTACCTTATTTATGTGGTTTGAGGTACACAAATGCACAGGTAAGTAAACTGTTACAACGCAAGGTAAATTGA
- the LOC107028856 gene encoding subtilisin-like protease SBT1.8, producing MGFFKILFVFIFCSFPWPTIQSDFETYIVHVESPESLITTQSSLTDLDSYYLSFLPKTTTAISSSGNEEAASIIYSYHNVMTGFAARLTAEQVKEMEKKHGFVSAQKQRILSLHTTHTPNFLGLQQNMGVWKDSNYGKGVIIGVLDTGILPDHPSFSDVGMPSPPAKWKGVCESNLTNKCNNKLIGARSYELGNASPIDNDGHGTHTASTAAGAFVKGANVYGNANGTAVGVAPLAHIAIYKVCRSDGKCPDSDILAAMDSAIDDGVDILSISLGGSLDPLYDETIALGAYSTTQRGILVSCSAGNSGPSPASVDNSAPWILTVGASTLDRKIKATVKLGNGEEFEGESAYRPKISNATFFTLYDAAKNQSETPYCKPGSLKGPVIRGKIVLCLAGGGVSSVAKGKVVKDAGGVGMIVIKTSQYGVTTTADAHVLPALDISDADGLRIRAYTNSILNPVATITFQGTIIGDENAPIVAAFSSRGPSRASPGILKPDIIGPGVNILAAWPTPVDDDKNTKSTFNIISGTSMSCPHLSGVAALLKSAHPDWSPAVIKSAIMTTADTLNLANNPILDERLLPADIFAIGAGHVIPSRANDPGLVYDTPFEDYVPYFCGLNYTNREVGKMLQRQVNCLKVKSIPEAQLNYPSFSIFRLGSTPQTYTRTVTNVGDATSSYKVEVASPKGVAVEVKPTELNFSELNQKLTYQVTFSKTTNSSNFVIVDGFLKWTSNRHSVRSPIAVVLA from the exons ATGGGATtcttcaaaatcctttttgtTTTCATCTTTTGTTCTTTCCCATGGCCTACTATTCAGAGTGATTTCGAAACTTATATAGTCCATGTTGAATCCCCTGAAAGCCTAATTACTACTCAATCATCGTTAACGGATTTAGATAGCTATTACCTTTCCTTTTTGCCTAAAACTACTACCGCAATTAGTTCGAGTGGAAATGAAGAGGCAGCCAGCATTATCTATTCCTATCACAATGTGATGACAGGGTTTGCAGCAAGATTAACTGCAGAACAAGTgaaggaaatggagaaaaaacaCGGCTTTGTCTCTGCTCAGAAACAGAGGATTTTGTCCTTGCACACTACTCATACTCCAAATTTTCTTGGTTTGCAGCAGAACATGGGTGTATGGAAGGATTCCAACTATGGGAAAGGCGTGATCATCGGAGTTCTAGACACTGGAATTCTTCCTGATCATCCTTCTTTTAGCGACGTTGGGATGCCTTCCCCGCCAGCTAAGTGGAAAGGAGTTTGTGAGTCCAATTTAACCAACAAGTGTAACAACAAGCTCATTGGAGCCAGGTCTTACGAACTTGGCAATGCTTCCCCGATAGATAATGATGGACATGGTACACACACAGCAAGCACAGCTGCGGGGGCTTTTGTGAAAGGTGCTAATGTATATGGCAATGCTAATGGAACTGCAGTTGGTGTTGCTCCTCTTGCTCATATAGCCATATATAAGGTATGTCGTTCCGATGGCAAGTGTCCTGACAGTGATATTTTAGCTGCCATGGATTCAGCTATAGATGATGGAGTAGATATTCTTTCAATCTCCCTTGGTGGATCTctggaccctctttatgatgAAACTATTGCTCTCGGGGCGTACAGTACAACACAAAGAGGCATTCTTGTTAGTTGTTCTGCTGGAAATAGTGGTCCTTCACCTGCCTCAGTAGATAACTCAGCCCCTTGGATTCTTACAGTAGGTGCCAGCACGCTTGATAGAAAGATAAAAGCTACTGTTAAGCTTGGAAATGGAGAGGAATTTGAAGGAGAATCTGCTTATCGTCCAAAGATTTCCAACGCAACTTTCTTCACTCTATATGATGCTGCAAAAA ATCAATCGGAAACCCCTTATTGCAAACCAGGGTCACTCAAGGGCCCTGTTATAAGAGGAAAGATAGTATTATGTCTAGCAGGCGGTGGCGTCTCCAGTGTTGCTAAAGGAAAAGTTGTGAAGGATGCTGGAGGTGTTGGCATGATTGTCATCAAAACATCACAATATGGTGTCACTACAACAGCTGATGCTCATGTTCTTCCAGCATTGGATATTTCAGATGCAGATGGATTAAGAATTCGTGCTTATACAAACTCAATATTAAACCCTGTTGCTACAATCACATTCCAAGGAACAATAATTGGAGATGAAAATGCTCCAATAGTTGCTGCATTTTCTTCTCGGGGACCAAGTAGAGCTAGTCCTGGAATCTTGAAACCTGACATAATCGGTCCTGGTGTTAACATCCTTGCTGCTTGGCCTACCCCCGTGGATGACGACAAAAACACCAAATCCACATTCAATATTATATCAGGCACCTCAATGTCTTGCCCTCACCTTAGTGGTGTAGCAGCTCTGCTGAAGAGCGCACATCCTGATTGGTCTCCTGCTGTTATTAAGTCTGCAATCATGACAACGGCTGACACGTTAAACCTTGCCAATAATCCAATACTAGACGAAAGGCTCCTTCCTGCTGACATCTTTGCAATTGGTGCAGGACATGTTATTCCATCGAGGGCAAATGATCCAGGACTAGTTTATGATACCCCATTTGAGGACTATGTACCTTATTTTTGTGGTTTAAACTATACCAATCGAGAGGTAGGTAAAATGTTACAACGTCAGGTGAATTGTTTGAAGGTGAAAAGTATCCCTGAAGCACAATTAAACTATCCTTCATTTTCCATATTCAGACTTGGATCAACTCCTCAAACATATACCAGAACTGTGACCAACGTTGGTGACGCAACATCATCTTACAAAGTGGAGGTAGCTTCACCAAAAGGCGTTGCCGTGGAAGTTAAGCCCACAGAGCTAAATTTCTCTGAGTTGAACCAGAAGTTAACATACCAAGTGACATTTTCCAAGACAACCAACAGCTCAAACTTTGTGATTGTTGATGGATTCTTGAAATGGACTTCTAATAGGCACTCAGTGAGAAGTCCAATTGCAGTTGTGTTAGCCTAG